From the Natronococcus sp. AD-5 genome, one window contains:
- a CDS encoding universal stress protein: MYDNILIPTDGSPGIGSAVEQCMMQAKQNDATVHVLYIIDSRTHIMLPDVTQKRVVELLREEGHRAVEHIRTIAKEHDIECVTALKQGVPHEAILTYAQDQGIDLIVMGTHGRSGEKKRVLGSVTEEVVRNASIPVMTVRLTKKGVQFLQLENDESEDDQLPEEQQRYIG; the protein is encoded by the coding sequence ATGTATGACAATATTCTAATTCCAACTGATGGGAGCCCAGGGATCGGGAGTGCTGTCGAGCAATGCATGATGCAAGCAAAGCAAAACGATGCAACGGTTCACGTACTGTACATCATCGACAGCCGTACACATATTATGTTGCCAGATGTTACACAAAAAAGGGTGGTCGAACTACTGAGGGAAGAAGGCCACCGAGCAGTCGAGCACATCCGTACCATCGCCAAAGAACACGATATCGAGTGTGTCACAGCACTCAAGCAAGGCGTACCTCATGAAGCGATTCTTACTTATGCTCAAGACCAGGGAATTGACCTCATCGTAATGGGAACCCATGGTCGAAGCGGTGAGAAAAAGCGTGTTCTGGGAAGTGTTACAGAGGAAGTGGTGCGGAATGCTTCAATTCCTGTAATGACAGTGCGGCTGACTAAGAAGGGGGTTCAATTTCTACAACTCGAAAATGACGAGTCGGAAGATGATCAGCTACCGGAAGAACAACAACGATACATCGGATAA